Proteins encoded within one genomic window of Prauserella marina:
- a CDS encoding pyridoxal-phosphate dependent enzyme: MESGTAKDGDAGLLGIDDVTVAAKHIAGHVLRTPTVPSPGLTELLGVPVTAKLELLQRTGSFKARGAAAKLLTLGQAERAAGVVAVSGGNHAIAVAVMAGALDVKATVVMPKSAPARAAEIARKTGATVRLTDDMASAFALMESLTAEGLTLVHPFDDPVVIAGQGTVGSELAADAGELTDVIVSIGGGGLISGIAVALRALRPDVRLWGVETRGAHAMSAAIAARGPVPVELSSVVSTLSAPSVSALTYRHVAALVDEVVLVDDASAVRGTLDLAEHAKVWAEPAAGCLVPAARTVLGKVGPGARLGLVLCGGNANATDVIGLADRFGAP, encoded by the coding sequence GTGGAGAGCGGCACGGCCAAGGACGGCGACGCGGGTCTGCTCGGGATCGATGACGTCACCGTGGCCGCGAAGCACATCGCGGGACACGTCCTGCGGACGCCGACCGTGCCGAGCCCAGGGCTGACCGAACTGCTCGGGGTCCCTGTCACGGCCAAACTCGAACTGCTGCAACGGACCGGCTCGTTCAAGGCACGGGGCGCCGCCGCGAAACTGCTCACCCTCGGCCAAGCCGAACGCGCCGCGGGGGTCGTGGCCGTCAGCGGGGGCAATCACGCGATCGCCGTGGCCGTTATGGCCGGCGCGCTCGACGTCAAAGCCACCGTGGTGATGCCGAAGTCGGCACCGGCACGCGCGGCGGAGATCGCACGGAAGACCGGGGCGACGGTCCGGCTCACCGACGACATGGCGAGCGCCTTCGCGCTCATGGAGTCGCTGACCGCCGAAGGTCTCACCCTCGTGCATCCCTTCGACGATCCGGTGGTGATCGCGGGTCAGGGCACCGTCGGCAGCGAACTCGCCGCCGACGCGGGCGAACTGACCGACGTCATCGTCAGCATCGGTGGCGGCGGGCTCATCTCCGGCATCGCCGTCGCGCTGCGGGCCCTGCGTCCCGATGTGCGCCTGTGGGGAGTGGAAACGCGCGGAGCGCACGCCATGTCCGCAGCCATCGCCGCCCGCGGACCCGTCCCGGTCGAACTGTCCTCCGTGGTGTCCACCCTCAGCGCGCCCTCGGTGTCGGCTTTGACCTACCGGCACGTCGCGGCGCTCGTCGACGAGGTCGTGCTCGTCGACGACGCCTCGGCCGTGCGAGGCACCCTGGATCTCGCCGAGCATGCCAAGGTGTGGGCGGAACCGGCGGCGGGCTGCCTTGTTCCCGCCGCGCGCACGGTGCTCGGCAAGGTCGGCCCCGGCGCGCGACTGGGTCTCGTGCTGTGCGGCGGCAACGCGAACGCGACCGACGTCATCGGGCTGGCGGACCGGTTCGGCGCGCCTTGA
- a CDS encoding multicopper oxidase domain-containing protein produces the protein MVDKRARFGSVPRSVSRRSMLAGAAAAGFVVPAVMTGAGAGPAAAAPVRVTAAAPKIRRVTVYAEELAGGQFGYGLKPGEATVPGPILEIVEGDTLEITLVNNTDRRLSIHPHGVEYDTTSDGSPMNDSFNEPGEVRKYTWRTQGSVEAEDGRWLPGSAGYWHYHDHAMNGEHGTEGIRTGLYGALIVRRPGDLLPQRQYTVVFNDMTINNKMAPDIPVIEANLGERVEFIAIGHGNTFHTFHLHAHRWAENRTGYLEGPNDPSRVIDNRDLNPGDSFGFQVEAGHGVGPGVWMYHCHVQFHADGGMVGVFLVRNADGSMPEGAQEALDRYHDHGPHHPHQQHGGH, from the coding sequence ATGGTTGACAAGCGTGCTCGTTTCGGCAGCGTGCCGCGGTCGGTCTCGCGCCGGTCGATGCTGGCAGGCGCGGCGGCGGCCGGGTTCGTGGTGCCCGCGGTCATGACCGGCGCCGGAGCGGGCCCAGCCGCTGCCGCGCCGGTGCGGGTCACCGCCGCCGCGCCGAAGATCCGGCGCGTCACCGTGTATGCCGAGGAGCTGGCAGGCGGCCAGTTCGGCTACGGCCTCAAGCCCGGCGAGGCCACGGTGCCCGGGCCGATCCTGGAAATCGTCGAGGGCGACACGCTGGAGATCACGCTGGTCAACAACACCGACCGGCGGCTGTCGATCCATCCGCACGGCGTGGAGTACGACACCACCTCCGACGGCAGCCCGATGAACGACTCCTTCAACGAGCCGGGCGAGGTGCGCAAGTACACCTGGCGAACTCAGGGTTCCGTCGAAGCCGAGGACGGGCGCTGGCTGCCGGGCAGCGCGGGTTATTGGCACTACCACGATCACGCGATGAACGGCGAGCACGGGACCGAGGGGATTCGCACCGGGCTCTACGGCGCGCTGATCGTCCGCAGGCCAGGAGACCTGTTGCCACAGCGGCAATACACCGTGGTGTTCAACGACATGACCATCAACAACAAGATGGCCCCCGACATCCCGGTGATCGAGGCCAACCTCGGCGAGCGGGTCGAGTTCATCGCGATCGGCCATGGCAACACGTTCCACACCTTCCATCTGCACGCCCACCGCTGGGCGGAGAACCGCACCGGATACCTGGAAGGGCCGAACGACCCGAGCCGCGTGATCGACAACAGGGACCTCAACCCAGGCGACTCCTTCGGTTTCCAGGTCGAGGCGGGGCACGGCGTCGGACCCGGCGTCTGGATGTACCACTGCCACGTGCAGTTCCATGCCGACGGCGGCATGGTCGGCGTCTTCCTGGTCCGCAACGCGGACGGCTCGATGCCGGAAGGTGCCCAGGAAGCGCTCGACCGCTACCACGACCACGGTCCGCACCACCCCCACCAGCAGCACGGCGGCCACTAG
- a CDS encoding AEC family transporter — protein sequence MSGVVEGFVVIGVVIAVGYLVGRLGVLGPSATQVLSRTAFFVASPALLFSTLAHADIGAVFSGDLVVTTVTSSLACLLFVPIGLLRKRPAGEVAIGAMASGYVNAGNLGLPIATYVFGDATKVAPVLVFQLAVLTPFFTTILDVVSERADGTRPPLLRTLSAPLRNPIAVATAAGLIVSAIGIVPPEPVMAPIDLLADLAVPAMLLAFGISLHAGERPGRSPEAMPLLAAVVLIKNVVHPLLALGLGLILGLEGMALLAVVVCAALPTAQNVFGYAVRFEQGVSLGRDAVLSTTVLSMPLMFGAVALLA from the coding sequence GTGAGTGGGGTTGTCGAAGGCTTCGTCGTCATCGGGGTCGTCATCGCGGTGGGATACCTCGTCGGGCGGCTGGGCGTGCTTGGCCCATCCGCGACGCAGGTCCTCTCGCGCACGGCGTTCTTCGTCGCGAGTCCCGCTCTGCTGTTCTCCACGCTGGCACACGCCGACATCGGCGCCGTGTTCTCGGGAGACCTCGTCGTCACCACGGTCACCAGCTCACTGGCCTGCCTGCTGTTCGTGCCGATCGGCTTGCTGCGCAAGCGGCCCGCGGGCGAGGTCGCGATCGGGGCGATGGCAAGCGGGTACGTCAACGCGGGCAACCTCGGCCTGCCTATCGCCACCTACGTGTTCGGCGACGCCACGAAGGTCGCCCCTGTCCTGGTCTTCCAGCTGGCAGTCCTGACTCCGTTCTTCACCACGATCCTCGACGTCGTGTCCGAGCGGGCCGACGGCACTCGTCCGCCATTGCTGCGCACGCTGTCAGCCCCGCTGCGCAACCCCATCGCGGTCGCGACGGCGGCGGGCCTCATCGTCTCGGCGATCGGGATCGTGCCTCCCGAGCCGGTGATGGCTCCCATCGATCTGCTCGCCGATCTCGCCGTGCCCGCGATGCTGCTCGCGTTCGGAATCTCGCTGCACGCGGGGGAGCGGCCTGGCCGCTCGCCAGAGGCGATGCCCTTGCTCGCCGCGGTCGTGCTGATCAAGAACGTGGTTCATCCCTTGCTGGCACTGGGATTGGGGCTGATTCTCGGCCTCGAAGGTATGGCGTTGCTCGCTGTCGTCGTGTGCGCGGCGCTGCCGACGGCGCAGAACGTCTTCGGTTACGCCGTTCGGTTCGAGCAGGGTGTTTCGCTGGGCAGGGACGCCGTGCTCAGCACGACGGTACTGAGCATGCCTTTGATGTTCGGTGCCGTCGCACTGCTGGCTTGA